CGGACTGTGGATTTTGAAGTCTTCCGCCCTGACCTGGAGAAGGCTCTGGCGTATTCTGACGGCAGCAAAGGCGGACGACCGCCATTTGATCCTGTGCTGATGTTCAAAATTCTGGTGATCCAGACGCTCAACAATTTGTCTGATGAGCGGACGGAATATCTGATCAACGATCGCCTCTCCTTTATGCGTTTCCTTGGTCTGGGACTTTCAGATCGGGTGCCGGATGCCAAAACGGTCTGGCTGTGTCAAAAGCGTCTGACCCAGGCGGGTGCGATCGATGGGCTGTTCAACCGCTTTGATGCCACCCTGCGCAACGCCGGGTATTTGCCGATGTCAGGCCAGATCCTGGATGCCACGCTGGTAGCGGCTCCGAAGCAGCGGAACACCAATGCAGAGAAAGCCGATCTTCGGGAAGGACGTATTCCTGAAGACTGGCAGGACAAACCCGCAAAGCTGTCGCACAAGGATCGTCATGCGCGATGGACACTGAAGTTCACGAAGGCGAAGCGGCAGGATGATGGAACCATGCCATCCAGCGATCTCGCCATCCCGTTCTTTGGCTATAAATCGCATGTTTCCATCGATCGAAAATACCGGTTCATCCGGAAATGGAAAACAACGCATGCCGCCGCCAGTGATGGCGCGCGATTGAGAGAGGGGCTGCTGGATAAAACCAATACAGCCTCAAGTGTCTGGGCTGACACGGCCTACCGCTCAAAAGCCAATGAAGACTTCATGGAAAAGCAGGGCTTTGTCTCCAAGGTTCATCGCAAAAAGCCGCATCTCAAGCCTATGCCCCGGCATATCCAGAAATCGAATGCAGGAAAATCCATTATCCGGTCGCGTGTCGAGCATGTCTTTGCCGATCAGAAGTCACAGACGGGGCTGTTTGTCCGGACTGTCGGTATCAGCCAAGCCACCATGAGGATCGGGCTCGCCAATATCGTCTACAATATGCGCCGCTTCCTCTTCCTCGAAAGATTGAACGCGAGCGCATAGCCATCCAGCGGAGGACAACTCCCAATCTGCTCAAAACGCAGACCGGAGGCCATCGCAAAAACCGTCAATCAAATCGCCAAAACCCAGAAATTACCGGCCAAGCACATCAATCAGGGGTTCTTCGATCCCTCCAGATCTGGCCCGAATGCTGTGCAATCATCCGTGGAAGAACTGCCGCCGTCGCATTGAGGACACCGGACACGTTTACGTCCACCATTCGCTGCCATTCGTCCACTTTCAGGCTGTCAATGTTGGACAGGGGCATCAGGCCCGCATTGTTGACCAGCACATCAATCCTGCCAAATTGGGCAATGAGGGCATCTGCCGCAGCCTTGCATGAGGTCAGATCCGTAACATCGGTCGAAAGGGCAACGGCTTTACCCCCTGCCCCGGTGATTTCCGCCGCCAGCGTGTCCAGACGGTCCTTGCGCCGTGCTGCCAGACCGACTATTGCACCCTCTGTCGCAAGTTTGCGTGCTGTTGCAGCCCCTATCCCGCTGGAGGCGCCGGTAACAAGGGCGACTTTACCTCTGATGCTCATGATAATCTCCACCTATTCCATTTAAAAAAGATCGAGAAAACAGGTAAAGACCAATGAAAATGGTTTCTGTCGTCCTCTTGCCAAAATCATTGTGATTTTGCGTTTTTGTGAGTTGGACTGGACAATTCACGGCACGTCTGAAAGGTAAACCGGATGCCGTACCCGCATCGTTCTTCGCTGCATGCCGCCAGTTATGCCCTCAATGACCGCATTCCGGGCCGGAAGATCGCGCAAAGCCACGGGGACGCATGGAAAGAGGCCGAGGCACAGATATTCCGCCGACCGCAACAGGAAGATGAAGTGCTGGTCCCGGCCGTGGCCGAACCCTTGCTGGTCTGGATCATCTCGGGAGAAGCGCAGATCGAGGAACGCGAACTGACAGGTGAATGGACGAAAAGTGAGGCCGGGTCCGGATCATTTTTCCTGACACAGACCGATGCGCCTTACCTCATGCGCTGGCAGGCTGATCCGGACCGTCCGTTTGAAGTCCTGCATCTTTATCTGGGGCTTACTCTGGTGAACCGGGCCGCCCGATCGTTGGGGCTTAATCCATCACGGCTTTCCATGCGCGACATTTCCGGTGGTCAGGACGCATTCATATCTGGCGTTCTGACAGGCCTGGCGGCCGAGATCCAGGCGACTCATTCGGCCAGTTCTCTATTTGTAAATGGCCTTCTGGAAAGCCTGACCGTCCATCTTCTGCGTCATTATGCCCGGACACAGCCTTCGCCCACACCCAGACCTGCACAACTGCTAGCGTGGAAGCTGCGCAAGGCGCTGGATCATATGGAGGCCCATCTCGCCGAACCGTTCGATCTCGATCTTCTGGCCGGGTTATGCGGGATGAGCCGGTTTCATTTCAGCCGGTCATTTCACAACACCATGGGGCAAAGCCCATCACGCTGGTTTATCCGGCGGCGTGTGGAACATGCGAAGGACCTTCTGTCACAGACCAACAGGTCCATCATCGAGATCGCCCTGACCAGTGGCTATGAGAGTGCGAGCCATTTTGCACAGATGTTTCGCAGGGAAACCGGCATCAGCCCACGCGACTACAGGAAGCTATGATGGAGACGGATAAGGCGGCTACTACCTCCCTGCTTCAAATTCATTGACCAGATAGCGGTTAAGGCAGACCTAAAAGGCCGCCTTTAGACGCTGTTTTTCTCAATGCGTAACTTTCAGGCTTGATTTCCGACTCTTCTTCGGCGGGATGCTGGCCACACGCTTTCTTGGTATCTTCGCATCAAAAACCGTTGCGGATCACGACATCTAGCGCTGTTCAACGAATTAATGGGCCTTGAGCTGAGCCAGTTCCGATGCACGCCATATCTCCCAGCGGCGAAGCAGGCGGTGGTATGGTTCACCTGTCCGCTCATCCAGCTTTTCTACCGCGGTTATCCGGTCCGTACGAAAATGACGGAAGTCCTGTCGCAGTTCGCACCAAGCGATCAGTACGCGCGTGGTATCCGAATAGCCAAGAACCACTGGCCATACCGTACGCTCGGTTAGCGTACCCCGTTGATCGCAATAATGCAGGCGCAATTTCATTTCTTTACGTATTGCAGATCGAAAGTCCGCCGCGTCCACCGTATCCTTGGACGCATCAAGAGGCAGCTTCGCCGCAGTGCTCGGC
This Komagataeibacter medellinensis NBRC 3288 DNA region includes the following protein-coding sequences:
- a CDS encoding helix-turn-helix domain-containing protein — translated: MPYPHRSSLHAASYALNDRIPGRKIAQSHGDAWKEAEAQIFRRPQQEDEVLVPAVAEPLLVWIISGEAQIEERELTGEWTKSEAGSGSFFLTQTDAPYLMRWQADPDRPFEVLHLYLGLTLVNRAARSLGLNPSRLSMRDISGGQDAFISGVLTGLAAEIQATHSASSLFVNGLLESLTVHLLRHYARTQPSPTPRPAQLLAWKLRKALDHMEAHLAEPFDLDLLAGLCGMSRFHFSRSFHNTMGQSPSRWFIRRRVEHAKDLLSQTNRSIIEIALTSGYESASHFAQMFRRETGISPRDYRKL
- a CDS encoding IS5 family transposase, giving the protein MMKQTGFFDVEERLARLSGLGDQLEAFSRTVDFEVFRPDLEKALAYSDGSKGGRPPFDPVLMFKILVIQTLNNLSDERTEYLINDRLSFMRFLGLGLSDRVPDAKTVWLCQKRLTQAGAIDGLFNRFDATLRNAGYLPMSGQILDATLVAAPKQRNTNAEKADLREGRIPEDWQDKPAKLSHKDRHARWTLKFTKAKRQDDGTMPSSDLAIPFFGYKSHVSIDRKYRFIRKWKTTHAAASDGARLREGLLDKTNTASSVWADTAYRSKANEDFMEKQGFVSKVHRKKPHLKPMPRHIQKSNAGKSIIRSRVEHVFADQKSQTGLFVRTVGISQATMRIGLANIVYNMRRFLFLERLNASA